CTACCGGGTACCTGGCGACCGACACCAATATCGTTGTTGACGACGGAACTCTCTTCAAGGCAAAGGACATCGTGAAGGTCCCGCGTACCGGTGAAATCATGTTCATCACCGCCGTCAACGGCAACACCATCACCGTCATCCGTGGCTACGGTGAGACGGCGGCCGCTGCGCTGAATGACAATGACTACGTCCTGAACCTTGGGAACGCGATGGAAGAGCGTTCCGACGTGCCCGAGGAAAAGGTCAAGCAGCCGACCAAAGTCTACAACTACTGCGGTATCCTGCGTACCCCGTTTGGTGGTTCCGGAACGGTCCTGGCTGAGCAGCAGATCACCAACGAGCAGGAGCGGGCTCGCCTCACCAGGTCCAAGGGCATCGATCACCGCTTGGCGCTGGAGCGGCAGATCCTCTTTGGCGAACGCAAGGAGGACGCCGCCAATAAGCGCCGGATGTCCCGCGGCCTGGAGAAGTTCATCAACACAAACATCTACGACGCTGGCGGAGTTTGTACCGAGGACGAGTTCATCACCAACGTCTGTGAGCCGTTGTTCAGGTACGGCTCCCGTACCAAGCTCTGGATCGCGTCGGCCCGTCACATTTCGATAGTCACTGCATGGGCGAAAGACAAGCTCCGGATCTCCCAGGACGCCAAAGCCTACGGTTTGGAGCTCCAGGAGTACGTCTCTCCGCACGGCCGGCTGATTATTGCCCCGTCAAAGGCCCTGGAGCAGTACTACGCCTACCACAGCTTCTTTGTCGATATGAAGTATGTCCGGATCCGGCCGCTACGTGACACCACGCTGCGCCGCAACATCCACAACCCTGGCGTGGACGGCTTCCTGGACGAGTACCTGACCGAGGCCGGCCTGGAACTCAAGGTCGAGAAGGCCCACGCCATTCTCAAGAACGCCATCAGCGCTGCCTAAGAACGACGGGGCGGGTAACCATTCCCGCCCCATACCCTAAACCATGCACAGAGGAGAGATCCCGAATGCCGGAAGTGGAATTCAGGAGCGCCTATAAGGGGATCGCTTACAAGGTCCCGGGAACCGACAAGGTTGCAAGGTTCCAGAACGGCAAGCTGGTCACCGAGGATAAGCAGGTGATTGCCTGCCTTCGTAAGCATGACGACTACGGGACCACGTTGACCGAGGTGGGCAAGGCCAAGGGGGCCTTGACGCCAGGTGTCGTCTTCTGCCCTGTGGAAGACTGCAAGAAGGTCTTCAAAACCGAGCAGGAACTGGCCGATCACTTGGCGGCGGAACACCCGGACCATAGCCCGGCGAAGTAACGGAGGAAGGCTAGATGACCGGCAAAGAGATCAAGACTGCCGCCGAGGCGTACATCGGCGAAACTATGGACGACACCGACGCCCTGGAGGGCATCAACGCCGCCCTGCGCTGGCTGAACGACAACGGGCTCGTCTACGACAGTACGGAGATTGCCGCCGAAGCCAAGACGTGGACGTCGCTGCCAGTGAACTTCATCACGGTCAGCGAAGTGACGAACTCCGCCGGCGAACTCTACACCGACTACCGTCAGCGCGTAGGCCAGATCATCTTTGCCGAGGCCGATACCTACACCGTCTTTGGCCGCCGGGTCGTGGCCCAGTTAGCCAACCTTAATGAAACGCCGGAGCTACATCTGGCTTTCCACGGTTCCCTCGTAGATCACCTAATCGGGTGGTGGAAGCTGAAGCAGGACCCGGACGACGCCGATGGGGACTATCACGTGAAGAAATTCGAGCGCGATGCGATGCGCACGTCGCTGACCCTGCGCAGCAGCCGGGGGCCGGCGACGGCGACGATCACGGTGGTGCGTTAAATGCTGTTGGCACCTGAAATCCCTCGCAAACCCGCCAAGCCGAAACTTTATGCCGTGTACCGGGATTTCCGCGGCGGCTGGAACGCTGATGCGGCGCCGGATAGTCTTGCTCTTAACGAGCTGGCCCTGGCGGATAACGTCGATCTGGACGAGCGTGGCGCGGCCAGCAAGCGCAAGGGTACGGCTCCACTTAACGCCGTTTCTTACGGTGCCCAGGTAGAGCGCATTATCGAGTGGTCGAAGAACGACGGCACGAAGATCAAGATGGCCGTGGTGGGCAGCGACCTTTGCCGGATCGCCGACGACGGCACCAAAACCGTCGTGAAAGCCCTGAGCGCCCCGGACATCGGTTGGTTCGTCTTCCAGGACAAGTTCTGGTTCGCCGGCAAGGAAGCCGGGACAGACAAGTTCTGGACCTACGACGGGGCAACCGTGGCCGAAGTGACGCCAAACAGTGCCACGGACAACGACTTGACGCCCGTCAAAAGGTGCAGGATCTTCGAGTGGCACCCGAAGAGCTTCCGCGTCTTCGCTACCGGGGACCCGAACGACCGGGCCGCACTGTATTACAGCCAACCAAACGATCCGACCTATTTCAAAAACACCAGCAAGCTCTACCCCACGACACAAGACGGCCCGGCCCACGGGTTGGGGATGTTCGGCAACGCCTTGATGCCGCTCTACAGAAATTCTGCGTGGGCCTGGAAGGGCTCCGACCCGGCCACGGACGCCGTATGGGAAAGGCTGCCCGTCGGCCAGGGGACGGTCGCGCCGCGGACGATCCGGCTGACGCCAAATTCATTGACCTTCCTGGGACAGGGCGGGCTCTACAGCCTGAGCCCCGGGCTGCTGGACTACAACGTCATCTTGGTGGCCGGTGACGAACTGGTGAAGAACCAGGCGAAGGATAAGGTAACCTCGGTTATTCGTAGCATCGTACACCCGGAGACGGCCTGCGCGTTGTTTGACCCGTACAACGAGCGTTATCTCCTGGCCTACGGCGACGATCCGGCCAACCCGCGCAACAACAAGATTCTTGTTCTGGACTGGGGTTTGAAGGCGTTTACCCGGTACACCGGGCTACAGGTCAATGACTTCTGCCTGACGGCCAACGGGGACATCCTTGCCGCCACTAACGGTTACATCCTGAAGATGGGCCAGGCGTACAGGGATTGGGACCCTGTCACCGGAAGCTACAAGCCCATTGAAATGGCACTGAAAAGCAGGCAGCACGACCTGAGCCTAGCGGACGCCAGCCTGGTGTTCCATGTCAAGCAGTTATTCAGGGTGTTCCTCGCGGCCAGGCAATACGGCTCCGAAACGAGCAGCGCTGACATTACTGTGACTTGCGATTCCAAGTCTGTTTCCTTCCCTGGGGTGTCGCTTGATCAGAGCCTTACTTGGGGTGAACCGTGGGGCAACACCTGGGGCTGGGAGGACTTCACGACGCGGGAGGCGCGTTGCCGGCTGAAGGGCAAGCGGGTTCAAACCCTTTTTGAGAACAGGAACATTGACGAGCCGGTAACGCTTTACGGATATGCCTTCGAGTATCAAGTGCTTAGAGCCAGAGGGGTGAAGGTGTAATGGCTAAGCCCAAGCGGACATTCTCGGCTGACGTGGGCCAGAAATCCACCGGTACGGCCGGGCCGGACCAGATCGAATACGACCTGGATAACCTATTCGCTGCGCTCGACCCGGCGGACACTTTCAAAGACGGGTCGCCGGGCGGTATTCAGACGGAGAACATACGCGCCGGTGCCGCCACCGACACCATCATCGGCACGCGGACGGTGGACCAGGCCCTTGCCGGGGATGCGCACACCGGTACCCTGACCCAGCTCCTTTCGTGGCTGGCAAAACACATTAAGGCCGTCAAAGGCACCGCTAATTGGTACGACGCTGCCGCGTCTTCGATTGCCGGGATTTGGGCGAAGTTCAATGCGGCCACCGGCCACAAGCACACCGGAGCGGCTGACGATGCCCCGCAGATTGGGGCGGACGGCCTGGCGGATGGTGCGGCTACTGATGCCAAGGTTGGTAGCCGGACGGTCGATCAAGCCCAGGCCCCGGTGGGGAATACCGGGACCTTGACTCAGCTGTTCTCGTGGCTGGCGAACCGGGTCAAGGCGATTACCGGTGCCACGAACTGGTATGACACCCCGGCAACATCCCTGGCAAACGCCAAGGCTCATATGGACGCCGCCGCGCCGCACAGCGGCCACGAGACTCCAGCGGGAGCGCAGGCGAAGGTGGACGCCCATGCCAACCGTACAGACAACCCGCACGGCACCACAGCGGCCCAGACCGGGGCGCTGGTCAGCATCAAGGGCGTGAGCAACCCAGGCGGTAACGTCGATCTGGTGGCCGGCACCGGAATAACTATCACCCCCGATACGACAAACAAGCGGGTTACTATTACTGCCACCGGCGAGGCCCTACCGGCTCCACATGCTGGGTCACACGCTGTTGGTGGTACAGATGTACTCACGCCGGATGCCATTGGAGCCGAAACGCCTGCTGGCGCCCAGGCCAAGGCCGATGCTGTGCAGGCCAACCTCACTGCGCACTTGGCCGAAACTGTGATAACAGCTAATAAAACTATCAACGTGCCAGCAGATTATCCCACAATCCAGGCGGCCCTAGATAGTCTCAAAAAAGCCTGGATTCCTAGAGACGTTACTGTTACTATCCAGGTTGCGGCGGGGACTTATAGCCATACCTCTCCAATTATCGTTGACCACCCACAGGGCTTGCATATAAAGATTATCGGCGCAACTCCTGTCACTACTACCATAACTGGTGCAGGTACTATTACAGGCTCCGCAGGTAACTGGGGTGTGCCAATACTAGTGCAATCTACCAGCGGCATTGCGGCTGGTGATTACGTCATAGTCAGAGATACTACGGGTACAGGAGACCACTACGCCTTTAGGGGTATTTGGAAAGTCATAAGTGTTGATAGCGCAACTCAAATTACCGTGCAAAATACTCACCGTGCGAGTGCGTTCCCGACGGCAACTTTAAGCGGTGGCACAGTGGTAGTTCTAAAAACTGTATTGAAGTTTGTGGGTTGTCGGGGTATAGTTGTGGCTCCAAATTCCGCACTGGGGCTTTTGGGTGCTGTTGCAGTAGTTGGAGATGGTAGCACCAATGAAGGTATACTTGTTGGCAGGTTACCTAGCGACTTAGGAGTACCAGGGCCTGCATTCATTCTACTTGGAGGTAATGTTGGGATAAATGGCTTTGGCTCCAATGGTATATGGGTTGGATACGGAGGCACTGTTTTCGCTGGCTCCAGCACTGCCAGCGGCAATGGGCAGAATGGCTTTTTGGCAGACACTGGCGGCTTCATTTGGGCTATCTCCAGCACTGCCAGCGGCAATGGGCAGAATGGCTTTTTGGCAGCCAATGGTAGCTCCATTGTGGCTGACTCCAGCACTGCCAGCGGCAACGGGGCTAATGGCTTTTGGGCAACCAATGGTAGCTCCATTGCGGCTGGCTCCAGCACGGCTTCTGGCAATACCAACTCTGACTACTATGCATGGCTGGAGAGTTCTATTTACGTCTACGGTTACACTGGAGCGCCTATTTTTTCCCCCGCAGTGAACACTGTCGGTAATGCTAATGCTATTATTTCGACGTAGGGGGTGCTAGTCTTGATACTAGTAATTAAGGCAGGCAAAGTTATAGCCACTCACACTAACGAACAAGAGTACGTTATAGACCGCTACCCTGCCGACTGCGAAGTAATTAAAGTGGTTGATAATGCCGTGGAGTTTCCACTGGATGAACAGGGCAGCCCAAGAGGCTTACCCGAAGACCCACGGTCCAAGGGAATACCTTACGTAGACTTGAAAAAGCAGGGCACTGCTGAACAGCGTTTGGCCGATCTTGAAGCAGCTATAGCAGCCCTGTTGGGAGGCGGTGCGTGATGATGCCTCTTTGGAAGCGCAATATCTTCGTGCGGGTAGTAACTAAACGCATGGCAGAAGAAGGGAAAGCAGCGGAGGAGATTCTGGCAGAGTACCCTGTTTTGACACCAGAGGAGAAGCAGGAAATTTTGGCTGCTATTGTGGCGTCTTAGGACGGGAATGCGCAGACCCGAAGGAGTGATGTAAATGCCTTACGGAATGACGGATGCTCAATACGCGGCGGAGGTTGCCCGGAAAAAGGCCGCAGGCATCCCTCTGACCGCGCCTGTGGATACGGCGGCCCTAGCAAGGGCTGCGGCCGCCGGCAGTGGCAACAATAGCGGCGGCTCTACACCGAGCAGCCGTTCGCCTTCTTCCTCGTCGGGGCCCGGCAGTACAACCAGTTCGACGGGCGGATTTTCGTACACTGTTGACCCAATGGGGAACATCTACAAGAACGGGCGGATGGTGGACTTCTCGAACCCGGCCACCTTGCCGGCGCTCCAGGCCGACCCGGCGGCGGCCAGCGCCCTTGCCAAGCGCAACGCAATCCTGTCGGGGTTTGGCAACGCGCTCGATACTATTCTCAATCCACAGCCGTTTCGCTTTGAAATGCCGCCCATGCCCGAGCCGCCTCCGACGCTTTCCTACGCCGAGGCCGAGAGCCGCGCCAGGGGCCAGCTTAATCCTCTTTATGAGACTGAACTGGAGAAGACCCTGGAAGCGGTAGACCAGGACACCATCCGCCGGGGGTTCTTCGGGCAATTGCCAGCCGGGGCGCTGCGCGGGGCGCGGGCGGCCGAGGTGGAGCGGGCGAAGGTCGCGGCGATCAATGCGCTGGCTAACCAGTTGGTCGGCCAATCGGAAGAAGCGGCGCGGGCGATGCAGCAACTGGCGCAGCAGCGGTGGGCGACCGAGGCGCAGCTCCGGATGCAGGCGGCGCAGAATGCTTATCAGCAGCAGGACGCTGCAAAGACCATCCTTTCGCTGTGGCAGTTACGCCAGCAGGCCGATGAGGCGGAGAAGGACCGGCAGGCACAGCTTGAGCGCGAAAAGCTCCCCTGGACAATGGGGATGACGCCGTACCAGCAAGCCCAAGTGGCAGTTTCTCAGCTTAAGGCGGCTAAGGCCAGCGGGACTAAGTCCGGCGGGACTAAGGCACCTACCAAGACGGACTGGGAAGCCGCGATTATGTCCGTATCTGATTACTACAAGCGCCCCGAGGACTACCTTGCGGATCTTCAGCGATACAAGAAAGAACTGCTGCAACTGGTCGGGCCGACGGGGTATAACCGCCTGCTCGGCAGTGCCGGAAAAGCGGTAGAAGAGTGGGACTATCAGACGTATGGGTCACGGTGGGTGCCCGGCCAGGGGAGCCCCCTGTATGACGCACTGAAGCGTGCGGGAGCGATGTAGATGGCCGACCTGAGTAAGTTCTACGAGGCCCTGGAAGAGCGGGACCAGGCGCGAAAAAGAGAAAGCCGGCCGCCGACGCCAACGGGACCCACTCCGTCCTTCGGCGCCCTGCGGGAATTTGAGACTACGGCCCCGCCCCCGCCTAAACCGAGCCCGGTGAAAGCCGCCATTGACGCCCTGAAGCGGGCCGCTACCTTCAAAGGTCTGGCGCCCAGGCCGACACAGCCGCCCGGCCCCCGGCTGCTTCCTGCCGATGTGTCCCCGGCGCCGACCTTTGGCGCCCTGCGGGAGATCGAGAGCAAGCGGCAGGCGCAGGAGGCGTTTGTCAGCCGGGCGCCGCTCGGCCCGGCCCTGCTTCGGGCGGCGGAACGGACCGGTAATGTCTTGGTGCCGCGGGCGGCGTCGTCAGCTGGACGCACGGCTCAGGAAGCGGCCATTGCGGCGCTTTTGCTGCCGAAGGATGCCCGCATAGCGCAACCGTCAGGTGCCGAAGAGGTCATCGGCAACCTGATCGGCGCTCTCGCGCCCATCGGGTTGGCGGCCAGCGGCGTACGGACGGCTGGCAGAGAAGTTGCCCGGCGCCTGCCGGGGCTTGCCGGCCTTGCCGAGCGCGCCCCCGGCCTGGTCCGCACGGCGGCCCGCGGGGCCGCTACCGGCGCCGGCTATTGGGGTCTGAAGCAGACCCCGCTCCGGCCGCCGGAGGAACGCCCGACAGTGGCCGAACTGCCTGCCGAAACGGCCTTCTTCGGCGTGGGCGACGTCGGCGGACAACTGGCATCGCAGATTCTCCGGCGCCTTGCGCCTATGACCCCGGGCATTATCGAGCACGGCGTACGCGGGGGTGTTGTCGGCGCCACCGGTATGGCCGCGGCGATTCCCCTTTACCCCGAGGACCAGCGGCCCTCGATGCAGGAGCTGGCGACGACTGCAGGCTCCCTGGCCCTGTTCAGTGCCCTGACCGGCGCCCTGGGCGGCCGGGCCGGCCTGCTGCGTCCGGCGATGGAAACCCATCGGCGTTTCCGTGAGGCCTGGGCCGGTGGAGATATGGAGACGGCCCGGGCCGAATACGACCGCTTCTGGCAGGATGTCAACGCCGCGTATGCGGCTGCCAGGACCGCCCCGGGGGAGGCCCGCCGGCCGGAGATCCCGGAGGGTACGCGGGTATTTGCGACGGAACGGGCGCGGCTGCGGACGCCGGCCCTGCCGGAGCCCCGGCAGAAGGCCCGCCTGGAAGCTATTGAGGCACGCCGGCCGGCACCGGCCGAAACCCCGCCGATGGAAGGCTATGAGCCCCTTTCGGAGAAATTCCTGCCGCCGCAATGGCAGGAGCTGCTGGCGCGCGCCCGGGAGCGGATGGCGGCCCAACCGCCGAGGTTTACCGTCAAGACCCGCGCCGCTGCCGGCCTGTGGGGACGGCCGGAGCCGCCCCGGCCGAAACCCGAGCCGTTGCACGAGCAGTGGCTGCGTATCCTGCGGGAACGGCTGGCGGCCAGCGAAGACCAGCGCGCGACCCGGAGCGGCGGCACCGTCGAAACCGTCCAGGGTCCGATGCGGCCGGAGACACCGGTCAGGCCGAGCCGAGTCATTGAGGCGCCCCCGCTGCCTACTGTGCGGGCGCCGGAAAGGCAGGCTGAAACCGCAAGTGCAGAACTTCTGCGACAACTTGAGCGTTACGGTACGGCACGTCTGAATGGCACGACCGCTAAGATCGTCCAGCATCCCAGCGGAGAAGGCTTTGCCGTTGAGGTTACGGTCAGCGGCCAGCGAAACCTGATACCGTCTGATCCGCTGACGATAGAAGCGGCACGTAAAGAGGCGGTAAAGGCGCTGCTTGCGGAGGCCACGACGCCGCAAGTACGGTCGGAGCAGGAAAGGCCGACTGTGCCGCTTGTTGTCTTCGGCCCGAAGGGCGAACGCCTGATCATCATCGACGACACCGACCCGGCGAAGCTGAAAGTGCGAAACGAGTTGGGGACGGAGTTCTGGATCGGGCGAAAGGCGGTCAAGGCGGAGCCGCCGGCGGCACAGAAGGCCAAACGGGAAGCCATTGAGCGCGGCATGGAGCCGGTTGTTCAGCGGTGGAACGGTATGAGTTACGACGACCGTTTCAACGTGGCGCAAACTGTTGGGTGGAACAAGCGTGATTCCGACAAGTTTGCCAAGAGCGAGTGGAGCAAACTCTCGCCAGCCGCGCAACGCGTCCTCCAGCGATATTTTGCTTCTAA
This genomic interval from Bacillota bacterium contains the following:
- a CDS encoding right-handed parallel beta-helix repeat-containing protein; translation: MAKPKRTFSADVGQKSTGTAGPDQIEYDLDNLFAALDPADTFKDGSPGGIQTENIRAGAATDTIIGTRTVDQALAGDAHTGTLTQLLSWLAKHIKAVKGTANWYDAAASSIAGIWAKFNAATGHKHTGAADDAPQIGADGLADGAATDAKVGSRTVDQAQAPVGNTGTLTQLFSWLANRVKAITGATNWYDTPATSLANAKAHMDAAAPHSGHETPAGAQAKVDAHANRTDNPHGTTAAQTGALVSIKGVSNPGGNVDLVAGTGITITPDTTNKRVTITATGEALPAPHAGSHAVGGTDVLTPDAIGAETPAGAQAKADAVQANLTAHLAETVITANKTINVPADYPTIQAALDSLKKAWIPRDVTVTIQVAAGTYSHTSPIIVDHPQGLHIKIIGATPVTTTITGAGTITGSAGNWGVPILVQSTSGIAAGDYVIVRDTTGTGDHYAFRGIWKVISVDSATQITVQNTHRASAFPTATLSGGTVVVLKTVLKFVGCRGIVVAPNSALGLLGAVAVVGDGSTNEGILVGRLPSDLGVPGPAFILLGGNVGINGFGSNGIWVGYGGTVFAGSSTASGNGQNGFLADTGGFIWAISSTASGNGQNGFLAANGSSIVADSSTASGNGANGFWATNGSSIAAGSSTASGNTNSDYYAWLESSIYVYGYTGAPIFSPAVNTVGNANAIIST
- a CDS encoding DUF5309 family protein, whose protein sequence is MPVLTFDLDFQRRDIDVSDEIARYVPNETPFTVVLLQSRKKKTNTAEFYWWEEDVYGYWSQVNNATGYLATDTNIVVDDGTLFKAKDIVKVPRTGEIMFITAVNGNTITVIRGYGETAAAALNDNDYVLNLGNAMEERSDVPEEKVKQPTKVYNYCGILRTPFGGSGTVLAEQQITNEQERARLTRSKGIDHRLALERQILFGERKEDAANKRRMSRGLEKFINTNIYDAGGVCTEDEFITNVCEPLFRYGSRTKLWIASARHISIVTAWAKDKLRISQDAKAYGLELQEYVSPHGRLIIAPSKALEQYYAYHSFFVDMKYVRIRPLRDTTLRRNIHNPGVDGFLDEYLTEAGLELKVEKAHAILKNAISAA